The sequence below is a genomic window from Chondrinema litorale.
CTTACTTGTTAAAGATGAAAAACTTTACAACGATTTAGATCAAACGGTGAATGACTTAGATAAACTATTTGTTGACCTGCGAGAAAATCCAAAACGTTACGTACATTTTTCATTATTTGGTAAAAAAGACAAGTCTGCTAAGAAAGAAAAAGACAACGACGATACTGAATAAACTTCAAGTTTTTGAGGCAGAAAGATACTGTTTGTTTATCTTTCGGGTGTTGAATTTACATTAAAAAACCAATATTAAGATGATTACTGATAGCGAATTAGTGGTATTAATGGAAGATCAGGAAGTACTGAAAGCAGTACTAAAACTGAAAACAGATTTCCTAACTTCTGAAATGGACTTTATTCACATAGGAGATGACGATTTCGTTTCGCTGGTATTGTTGACGCCATCTATCGGTATTGCTCTTTCTAATAACTCTATCAGTTTATACGAAGAGTTAATGCTTAACAGAAAAGCTAGAAAACTCTCAAGAGGAAGCTATTTTCTTAAAATTGATCCAATTTCTCCAGCAGTTAATTACCTTATTTCGAACTTCGAAGTTTGGGAAGATCGCTTTTACGATTTAATTAAGTTAATGCTGCACACCACATTAAAAGACAGCCCAGTTATTTCTCAAGCATTTTTTAATAAAGACGCTAGAACAGGTAAATTAGGAAGAGACATTTTAAATGCACCTTATATATTTGTGAAGTTTTTAGGGTTCCTTTTTGTTGAAGATGTTGAAGATCTTTTAAACAAAAGAGGTATTGAACAAGCTGAATTAAAAAAGGTAAAATATATTGGAGAAAAACTAGGGATTGCAGAGGCTCCTGTATTTCAGGATTTTGTAGAAAGCTTCGAGTTAAGAGAATTAAAAAGAAGATAACTTCTTTGATAAAAATACACTTACACATCATTCAGGGTAAAAATTATTTTACCCTGTTATCACCTTATCCTTTATCTTCATTACCAAGTTTAATTTAAGCTTTAAATAATTACTAATTTGAATAAAGTTTATTTGTTACTAGGTGCAAACCTTGGTAATAGAAGTGCTACTTTAAGAAAAGCAGCCTCATATGTTACTGAAAATATTGGAGAGATTTTACAAGAATCTGCGATTTACGAAACAGAAGCTTGGGGAGTAAGAGACCAACCAGATTTTCTCAATCAAGTATTACTGGTTAATACCGAACTTTCTGCTTTAGAAGTGTTGGATTGTACTCAAGCTATTGAATACAAACTTGGGCGACAAAGAAAAGAACGTTGGCATGCACGCACCATCGATATAGATATATTATTCTTTAATGAAGAAATAATAGAACATCCACGACTTACAGTACCACATCCAGCTATTTCTGAAAGGAAATTTACCTTAGACCCTTTAGCAGAATTAAGCCCAAAATTTATGCATCCATTGCTCTATAAAAGCATTCAGCAATTGCTCTATACTTGCAAAGATCCACTAGAGGTAAGAAAATACAGTGGTGAAGAGCGACATTCAGCTTAATTTTGTTGTGGATAACTACTTAAATTCATTCTTTTGTCTATTCTTTTTATTTGAAAGTGTAAGCAAAGTATTGAATTAAGAAGTATGGGAAGAAAAAAGAAGTTGAAAGCAATTGAAAATGTACACATTAGTGACATTGCTGCTGAAGGTAAATCTGTTGCTAAAGTTGATAACATGGTCATTTTTGTTCAAAAAGTGGTACCAGGTGATGTGGTAGATATACAGGTTATTAAAAAAAGAAGAAATTACCTAGAAGCGATTCCAACAAAATTCCACAAGTATAGCGAAGACCGACAAGAACCAATTTGTAGTCACTTTGGCCCATGTGGTGGTTGCAAATGGCAAAACCTAAAATATGAAAAACAACTTGTTTACAAACAAAAGCAAGTGGTTGATGCCTTTGAAAGAATTGGCAAAATAGAGATCCCAGAATTAATCCCAATTTTGGCTTCTCCTAAAACAGAATACTATAGAAATAAGATGGGCTTCACCTTTTCTAATAACCGCTGGTTAACTACCGAAGAAATTGCTGCAGAAGACGAAAGTACTGTTCTAGACAAAAGAGGTTTAGGTTTCCATTTACCTGGCCGATGGGATAAAATTCTAGATATTGAAAAGTGCTACTTACAACGCGACCCTTCTAACAGAATTAGAGAAGCCATAAAAGATTATGGCATGATGCATAACCTACCTTTTTTCGATTTAAGAGATCAAGAAGGTTTTTTAAGGTTGATGACGACAAGAATTGCCAACACAAACGATATCATGTTAATTATCCAGTTTTACGAAAACAGGGAAAAAGAAATAAAAGACATGATGGAGTATTTAAAAGCAGAATTCCCTGAAATTACCTCACTCAATTATGTAATTAACCCTAAAGGGAATGATACCATCTACGATCTGGACGTGATCAATTACTCAGGTCACCCTTATATAGTTGAAGAGATGGAAGGACTTTCATTTAGAGTCGGCCCTAAATCGTTCTTCCAAACTAATTCTACACAAGCGTATAACCTTTATTGTATTGCGCGGGATTTTGCAGATGCTTCTAAAGACGATGTGCTTTACGATTTATACACTGGAACTGGAACCATTGCACTCTTTATGGCAAGGTCAGTTAAAGAGGTAATTGGTATCGAATCGGTAGCTGGTGCAATTGAAGATGCACACATAAATGCAAAGTTAAATGACATCCAGAATGCTAAATTCTATGTGGGTGACATGAAAAACCTATTTAACGATAAGTTTCTGGCTAGTCAATCGAAACCAGATGTGATTATTACCGATCCACCAAGAGCCGGTATGCATGAAGATGTATGCAAAATGCTCTTAAAAATTCAATGTCCAAAAATTGTTTATGTAAGCTGTAATCCGGCAACTCAGGCAAGAGATATTGCTATATTAAGCAGTAAATACAAACTTGAGAAAATACAACCGGTAGACATGTTTCCACATACTACTCATGTAGAAAATGTGGCTTTGCTTACTCTTAAATAGATTTATAAAGAAATATCTGTCAACTCGGAAATGGCCTTGACCCAACCCTCAGGGCCAATTCCTTCTACTTTTACAAGATTAGGTGCTTCAATATCATCCCACCAATTACCTGGTTTTTGCACCAAGAAAGGCTTTTCTACAGCAGCTAATAAAGGCTTGTCGTTTGCACTATCTCCCAAACCAACTGAAACAGCTCCTGCATTCATTTTACTAAAAAGCGCATGGAGCACTTTTACTGCTTTGCCTTTGTCACTTTTATTAGAAATCACAGTATGAAACTTCCCTCCTGCTGTACAAGCCAAACCTTCTTGCTCTAAAAGCTCAGTCATTGCTTTAAAACTCTCAGAAGTTTTGTCTCCTTTTATAAGCGTTTCACTGTAGTCTCTTGTAGATGCTCTTTTGCTAGCTTCTTCAGGTAACTTTAAGATTTGAGCAATTTCATCAAGTTCCAGATCATTGTAACCAAAAACTTCTGCCTCACTTTTAGTTCGGGCATCAGCTATTGTGCTAAGAATCTGTGCTCTTGGAACTCCCAGCTCGATCACATAATAATTGTCTATTACACTCTGATAGACAAATTCGAATGGGAAATAATCTTTTGGAATAAAAACAGCACTGCCATTTTCAGTAATAAATGGAGACTTTACTCCAATTTGTTCTCTATAGTAGGCCTGTTCAACTCTTGTTTTAGAAGAACAAAATACAACTGGAATCCCATTGGATTCCAGTTTTCTCACTAAAGGAGCTGTAATTTCGTAAGAGTAATTTTCAAAGTCTATCAGCGTACCATCAAGATCAGTATAGATCACCATCTTTTCCATCACTAAGAAATTATCTTTTTACTTTACTTCCAGTTGCCCGTCGTTAGGTAATTCTTTTATCTTAGCAGCCTTTGTTTCTCTCAAAACCTTCTTATCTTTTTTTTCAGGGGTATAGTCTGTAAGATCTTTGGTAAAGAGTTCTGCATAAGATTCGTTCTGTAACTCTTCTTTAAATTTTTTAAAATCGGCAGAATGTAACGCCGGGTAATAAGAGAGCGAACGACTAATATCTTCATCAACCGGAAGTAAACTTCTGTTGTGTACGTCTTCCAGTATGTTTGCTTTTAACAGCGGCGGACAAATTGGAGATTGGTAAATAACTTCCATCGCAGCAAGACTCATGTCTTTTACGTGTTGGTCACCTTTTACTTCATGTAAGTGTGGATTTCTTGATTCTATTTGATAGAACTCAACTCCTGCCTTCATTACATCATCTGGTGGAGGGGCAATAATACCACCGTATTTCTCCAATACATTTACATAGTGATATGGTTCGATTGAATAGCCAGAAGAATAATCGAGTTTCATAGCCATTTCCATCGTAAGAGCATGCTCACCTGCATTTCCTGTTTTAATAATCTCTGTACCGTAACCTGTGTAATAGCTAATCAACCTGTTTAGAATCCTGTTTGTATGCTCAGAAGCTCTACCTCTTTTAGCAAAGAACAAGTTAGATTCTACAATTTTAGGCTTACTATGCCAAGAGATACGCGCCATAGTATAAGGAGAGTTACTAAGGTGAAATGCTGCGCAATATTCCTGTACATATTCTTGAACTGCACCTGGGAAGTAATTATCTGAGTCGATAAAACCAATATATTTTTTACCACAAAGGTAAGCTAGCATGGTACTTAAAATCATACCTTCTGCTTTACCATTCTTCACTTCGCCTTTCTTGTTTAGCAAGTGCTTGTAACCTGATGCTTCAACAGCTCTGGTTAGTGCAACATCTTTTTGATGAACAATCAGGAATTTCTTGTTCATAAACCTGCCAATATGCTCAATCGCATCTTTTTCCAGCTTGAACCTGTCCATTGGTTCTCGAGGGCTGTTAGAAACAATAATAACTTGGCAATGATGAGGGATACCGCTTAAAACACCTTCTATCAGTTTAATTTTTTCATTTCGTACAGGCACTACAATTGCCATCTGCTCTTGTATTTCGTGCTGTACATCATAAGCAATTCTTCTGATAATAGGATTATTTTCTTCATCATTCTTTGCGTTTTTTAAGCCGCCATCTAACTCAAAAACTTTCTGAACACCGTGAATTTTGATGGGACCAAAACGCTCTATTTCTCTGGAAATTTCTATCTTCATAGTTGCATTTTAGAATTGAAAAGAAAAATAATGTGCTTTAAATTTAAATAAAATCCAATAGTTTCTCGGAAATATTCAATTAATTTTCAATATTTATTAAAAAATGAGAATTCAATGAACCGTAATAACAAAACAGCACAATATATAAAAACTATAACTACTTTAATTGTTTTTACTATAGGTACTTTAAGCGCTTTGGCACAAGATTCTTTATTTATTTGGAAAGATGGTGTACCCAATTCTAAAGAAAATAACCTTGAAGAAACCTTTATGTGGTCAGATGTTCCAAGGATAAAAAATGTTACCAATCCTACCTTAAATATTTACCTACCACCTAAAGAAAAAGCCAACGGAACTGCTGTTATTATTTGTCCAGGTGGTGGTTATGCAATATTGGCTGTAAAACACGAAGGCTACGATTTAGCAGAGTGGTTTAACTCTATGGGTATTGCTGCTTTTGTTCTCAAATACCGCTTACCAAACGACGAAAGCATGGTTGACAAAAAAATTGGCCCATTACAAGATGCTCAACAAGCTATTAGACTTGTAAGAGAAAATGCTGCTCAATGGAATGTGAATCCAGAAAAAATAGGCATTATGGGATTCTCTGCTGGAGGCCATTTGGCAAGTACTGCCGGAACTCATTTTGAAAAGCCAGTAACGCCAGCAAATAGCACCAGTGTTAGACCAGATTTTAACCTTCTTATATACCCTGTTATATCTTTTAAAGAATCTTTTACCCATATGGGAAGCAGAAATAATCTAATTGGTAAAAATGCTTCTTATGATTTGGTAGAAGAATATTCGAATGAAATGCATATAACAGAAAATACGCCTCCAACATTTTTGGTGCATTCATCAGACGATAATGCTGTACCAGTAGAAAACAGTATAAGGTTCTATCAAGAATTAGTTAAAAACAAAGTACCGGCTGAAATGCACATATTTGAAACTGGTGGGCATGGTTACGGAATGGGACGCAACGAATTAACAAAAGCTTGGCCAGAACGCCTCAAAACATGGTTACATCACCATAAATTGATCGACTAAACTTTTGATTAATTGAAATTATAAGCTAATTTGCTTGCAATTTATATCTAACATATTATTGAATCCGCATAGTTACACTCACAGAACACCTTATTTTAAATAGCATAACATCAACTGTTTAAACTGAACAAAAATACTATCAGATTAAAATTCGCTAATTACCATTTTTTTATTTAATGAAAAATAAATTGCCAACTTATGCCGATTTATTGAGTGAAATTTCTGTACTAAGGGCCGAAGTAAAAAAATTAAAATATCAATCAGCTGAAAAACAGGGCAACATCGAAAGTGAGTATTCAGAAATTGATGTTAATCATTTATATGAACAGCTAGCTTCTGCGCATTTCAGAAAAGAGGATATAGATGTGTTAATACAATCAGACAGTATTAAACACTTCAATACATCTTTTATCAAAGAATACCTCGGGCTTGGAGATACGAATGAATATATTTCTATTCACAACCTCCAATCAAACTACTTGTTTATAAGTGATAGTTTTAAGAGAATTTCAGGCTACAATGCAGACGAATTTGAAGGCAATACCATTTGCATTCAAATGCATCCTCAAGACTCAGACAAATTCAAAAACAATATCTTATTACAAAATAGGGAGGGCAAATCTACCTATACTCGCTGGCGTTTAAAACACAAAAATGGCTACTATATCTGGCTAGAGACCCACACTTATATCGTTTTTGATAAAGAAACTCCCACTTACCTATTTTGCATTAACAGAGAAATCTCTGAGAAAGTAATGGTAGAAGAAAAGCTGGAGAAAACCAGAAAAATGTATAATAGCATTTTTCAAAGTTCACCAGATGCTTTGTTTTTACTAGATGTAAATACATTCGAAATCTACGACTGCAACAAACGAGGCCTCAAACTATTTAAATATAATTCGAGAAACCAGATTTACGGTAAGCATTTCTCCGAACTACAAAATAAAACACTTACTTATTCAGAAATACATAAAATAAATGCATTAATAAACTCCAATAAAACATGGACGAGTGAGGTGCAATGTGTTGACAGCAATGGAGATACTTTTTATGGGATGATGGGTATGCGAAAAGGCGAGAATGATGGCGCCAACTTTATTTTGCTAAGAGTAACCGATCTTACCACAATTAAAAACTCAGAAAAGGTAATAAACGAACAAGAACAACTAATTCTATCGATTAGTCAGAATGTAAATGAAGGTATTTATAGAAGTACACCAAATGGAAAAATAATTTATGCAAACTTGGCTTTTGCTAAAATGTTTGGTTACGACAGTGTAGAAGAGGTAATGAAAGTAAGTGCCATAGATTTATACGCTTCATCGGTACAGAGAAAAGAGATTGCCTATAAAATTAGATTTAATGGCTTTGTAGATAATGAAGAAGCTTTGTTTGTGAATAATCGTGGTTATCATTTCTGGGGAGTAATTAACTGTAATTTATCTAAAGGCAAACACGGCGAAGTTTATTTTGATGGTGGAATTAGAGATGTTACAGAAAATAGGAATTACAAAAACAGGCTGGAAAAGCAAAACCAAGAGCTGATAGAAGTTAATAATGCTTTAGACAGATTTGTGTATAGTGCATCACACGATTTGAGAGCGCCAATCGCTTCGGCTCTAGGTTTGATAGATATTACTTTGAGAGAAGACAATCTCGACCTAATTAAAGAATACTTACTACTTCAAGAAAAAAGCCTTAGAAAACTAGATACTTTTATAGGAGACATTATAGATTTCTCAAGAAATGCAAGAATAGATATAGAGCAAGAAGAGATTAGTTTTGAACAACTTGTGAAAAATACATTTGAGGTGTATGACTATATGGAAAATGCTTCACTTCTTAAGAAAGAAGTAATAATTAATTGTAAGCAACCCTTCTATTCTGATAAAAGTAGAGTAAGCATCATCTTAAATAATTTGCTTTCAAATGCGATAAAGTATTCAAATCCATATCAGGAAAATCCATTTATAAAAGTTGAGGTAACTTGCTCACAGGAAATTTGCGAAGTTAAAGTCTCCGACAATGGTTTAGGTATTCCCGAGCTACATATAGAGAATATCTTTAATATGTTTTACAGGGCACATCCTGATAAAAAGGGCTCTGGTTTAGGATTGTTTATAGTAAAAGAAACTATAGAGAAATTAAAAGGTAAAATTACAGTAGATTCTGTAGAAGGCTCAGGGACTTGCTTTACTCTTAGACTGCCTAACATGCAGCCTAAAACAAATTAAAAACAGCTTCACTGCAAAAAGGCTTCTTCTTACTGCAAAAATGTTTCAGAACTAAAGATTTTAAGATAATTTGTTTTTAGCAACAAGTTATTTCCATTTTCTTTAGAAAACTGCACTATGTTCTGGAACAACTTCAAAATCACTTTAAGAAGCTTTTTAAAGCAAAAGAAATTTACTCTTATTATTCTAACTGGCCTAACTTTAGGTTTATCTGCTTGCCTTTTTATTACTGTTTATGTAATCCACGAAAAAAGCTACGACCACTTTTGGCCAAAAGCAAACCAGCTTGTTAGAGTTCCAATGACATGGCATTTTGGAGAAACTAGTATGCCCTCTGGCAGTGCTACTTCAGAAGCTGGAGTAATGCTAAAGGAGGAACTTCCCGAAGTGCTAAATTTTACCAGAATAAGACCCGGCTATGGTATAGTTTTAAAGAAAGATGATAAACTATTTGAAGAGAAAGAGTTTGTATATGCAGATACAGCTATTATCTCGATGTTTGACTTGCATCTAGTTAAAGGAAACCCTGAAACAGCATTAAAAGAGCCAAATTCGTTAGTGTTAACAGTAAGCTTAGCTGAAAAATACTTTGGCGCTAATTGGAACGAAACGAATGTAATCGGAACATCTCTGTTAGTTAATAACCAAACAAATTATTTAATTACTGGAATTGTAGAAGACCTACCAGATAATACCCATATTCAATTTAGCTGCATAGGCTCATTTGCTTCATTAAACGATTATGAGAATCCAAACTGGGATAATTCCGAATTTGCCACCTATGCACTGCTAACTCCTGAGGCTGCTGTAAATCCTACAGCCACTATTGATAAATTCACGGATCTAATCACTAAAAAATTTGGGGCAGAATCTGTGAGTATGGTGCAATTACATATGGAACCGATTACAGATGTTTATTTATATTCTGAGTTTCACAATGCATTGGGCAAAAAAAGTGACATAAGATACCTCTACATTTTTTCGGCTATTGGTTTACTCATTTTAATAATGGCGTGTATCAATTATGTAAACATGACTACAGCCCTATCTCTAAGCAGAGCCAAAGAAGTAGGTATTAAAAAAGTTGCTGGTGCACAAAGAGACCAACTTTTCTGGCAATTTATGATAGAATCAGGCACTTTAATATTCAGCGCCTTTTTTCTAGCCATTCTATTGTTATTTCTACTAAAAGACTGGTTTAAAGATATTGCTTCGGTCAATATCTCTACTAATTTGCTCATACAACCAGAAATCTTACTGCCTTTTGTAGGTTTATCCTTATTTATGACCTTTTTATCGGGAATATACCCTGCAATTGTACTTTCTGGTTTTAGACCGATTATAGTCTTAAAAGGTAGGTTTAGTTATTCAAATCAAGGTAAGTTCCTTAGAAAAACCTTAGTAATTGTTCAATTCTCAATTTCTATGTTTTTACTAGCATTTACTTTTGTGATTTTTCGCCAGATGCAACTAATTCAAGATCAAAATCTGGGCTATGAAAAAGAACATACAATCATACTCCCCACTGATAAAGCGATTCAAGATAAAAAAGATGTAATCCGTAACGATTTATTAAAAATATCGGGAGTAAAAAATGTCACATTCGCTTCTAGACCTCCAATTAATATTACATCGACAACGACTGTAAAAGCTGTTGGTGATGAAAATGAAAGGCAATTGATTTCTTATCTGATAAGCGATGAAAACTATATCGAAACATTTGACTTACAAGTGCTAACAGGAAAGGATTTTCAAGAAATTACCTATCCAGACTCCGCTTTAGTTTTTATGGTGAATGAAGCTGCCATGAAATTTTTTGGCTGGTCACCAGAAAACGTTATTGGACAAGAGTTACAAATATGGGGAAGATTTAAAGGAGAAATAATTGGTGTGGTAAAAGATTTTAACTTTCAATCTTTAAAGCAAAATATTGAACCATTGGTAATGGTGAGCTCAAAGAAACAAATCAACTTTGGCTATAACTTAATGGTGAAACTAAATAAAGAAGCCAACACCCCAACTAATTTAACCCAAATCCAACAAACCTGGAATAAACATGCTGCTCACTATCCTTTTGACTATCATTTTATGGATGAAGCATTCGACAGATTGTATAAATCGGAGCAGTACTTAAGTGAATTGTTTGTTGCATTTAGCATTATCGCTGTAATTATCGCCTTTTTAGGATTAACAGGTTTGGCTGCTTTTAACACGCGCCAACGATATAAAGAAATTAGTATTAGAAAAGTTTTAGGTGCGAATATTTCAGGTATTTTGGTATTGCTTTCGAAAGATTACTTATGGCTATTACTAACATCTTTTGCCTTTGCGCTACCTGTTAGCCACTATTTCGTAACCGAATGGCTCGATAATTTTGCTTATAAAATTGATGCGACTTGGTGGGTTTACGCATTGCCAGCCTTTACTGTAATTATTACAGCAATACTGGCAATCATTTTCCAATCATTAAAAGCAGTGAATGCAAACCCAGCTCAGGTATTAAAAAATGAGTGATTCCTCAAGAAATCACTCATTTTGTTTCTAAATCCATATAATCACAAACGATTGGATAATTGTTGTATTTATAAACACTCCCTTTATACACAAAACACCTTATGTCGAAATAGACTCAATTAAAATGCACCTATTTCAGCTTTCCAACCTTTTAACATATCTCTGTTTTTCATTTGAATTTGGGAATTGATGGCCGTTCTGGAACCACTGTTATTAAAATCACCTGATTCCAAGTAATATAAAGCTTCTTTTAAGCAAGCTTCTTCAGTGTTTCCGAAATCTACTGAGAGGTCATCTGGTGTTTGAGAATCGACAGGAATGCCACTAAAATAATCTCCTACTCCATTGGCATTAACCACTCTAAAGCTGATTGGAGAAATTATATAACCTTCATACCTAAAACCATAAGACCCAACTGGCTTACCATAACTAGTAGTACCTACTGTTTTTACTTCGATATAAGGCTTTAAGCAGTTAACAACCGCCTCTGAAGCCGATGCGCTTGAACTAGTTGTAATAATCACTACTCTATTTAATCCTAGTTGTACCGGCTCACTTTCAAAGAAAAAACTTGAATTATTGGCAGTTCTGTCTGTATTGTGTTCTAGTTCTACAAACAGGTCTCCGTTATTATCTGCAGAGGTAATCATTCCTGAAAGCATGGTAGCCAGATTTAATAATCCACCACCGTTATATCTCATGTCTAGTACTAATTCATCAATATTATTTTCTGCAAAGTCTGCAAATGCATTTGCTAGATCAGTCTCTGCTCTCTCAATAAAATTATTAAAAACGAGATAACCGATTTTCTTACCATTTTGCTCAATAATGCTCTCATGTAAAACCGTAACGATATCTACCTGTGCTTTTCCGATTTGTTTAGTTACTTCTTCGCCTTCGGTATTTAAAAACTTAAACTCATTTACCACGCCTTCTACATCAGCTCCAAAAGCAGCATCTAAATCATTAATATCACTAACACTCTTACCATTTATTTCTAAAATATTAAAGCCTCTGGTTACTCCGCTAGAGTCTGCCGGAGAACCCGGATACACCAAACTTACTCTTAGCTTTCCTTCATCATCGTATCGCATACCAAAACCATGACCAGCATAAGTACCTTGCTTAAAATATTGATCGTAACTCGATTCATCTGTTACATAACTCCACTTATCCAAATCATCTTTAATCATAGCATCCATTAAATCTTGCATACTTTCGTAGGCTCTAACATCGATATCCGGGACTTCATCATTCCATAAATACCAATAATTCATAATGGCCACAAGTTGATTTCTCAAATCAAGTTCTTCATCTGTTAAATCTTGTAATATAGGGTCTTCTTTATCACATGAAAGCACTAAAACTGAGACTAGTAAAATGCAGATAAATCTGGCTTTTTTAAAAAAATTAACCATAACAGTATGCTAAAAAAATTGAGGTATATACGTGCTTTAAATTAAACCGAGAGAACTGTAATAAATTACCTGTTGCCTCTTTAATTATAAGAAATATTTCAGTAATTACTATATAGATATACCGGTTTCTCAGGGCCATCAACATAAAAAGATGCCCATTTTCTCATTAGGGTGTTAAATTAAATGCGTTATATTCACAGAATTTACAAGCTAATTAAAATTGACTGGCGCAAGAATTTTCCTATTGTAAAAAAGGAGAACAAACCTGAGTTTATCCAAGAAATTAGTTTCGAAAATATACATAGACTTAAATACATTAGCTTCTTCGCACTTTTTGTATTGTCTCTGTATACGATTGTAGACATAGCAGTACCAGATTTCCACGTGTATCTTCTATCTGATGTTATGATGCTAATTTTTATATCTTCGTCTACTACACTCTACCTTAAACACCCTGCTAAACAAATCTCAGATATAGACTGGAAACACATCTATCATTTTAAGGTTTTTGCATTATTTATACTAGGATGGAGTGGTTATGTCGCCTCATTTGAAATTGAAGAAAACGGTTACATATACTCTTATCTACTTTCAATATTTATCGTCTCAGTTATTTTTTATACTAAGAAGCTAGATCTGTTTATCCTTTTCTCTTTTGGCTTTTTGGTATTCACCATTGCAAATTTCTGGAATTACGGCTACCTCATTCCAAAAACGAAGGTAATGTATGTTGTATTAACCCATTTGTTTTGTTGGGTGCTGTCTAGATTACAATTTGCTGCCCGAACACATAACTTTATCGTAACCAAGCAATTAAGCAACACAAACACATTATTAAATAAAGAAATTACTTCTAGAATTCAGGCAGAAACTGACCTACTTACACTGGCTCATAATTTAGAAGAAAGAGTTGAAGAAAGAACAACAGAACTTTCTGAGATGAACTTTAAACTTGAACTAGAAATTGAACAGCATAAAACCACAACTGGAGAGCTTATAAAAAGTGAGAAAAAACTAAACAGGCAAAATGCTAAGCTTATACAGTTAAATGATGAGCTCGATATGTTTGTTTATAGAACTTCTCATGACATACGTGGGCCAATTAGTTCTGTTTTAGGCTTGTTATTACTACTAAGAAATGAATCGAATAAAGACTTATTTCACTTTCTTTTAGACAAGATAGAAGGAAGTATGAATAAGCTCGATGGTTTTATTAATGATATAAATGACTTCTCTGATAATTCCAGACTGAGAGTAAGAAAGGAGAAAATAAACTTTCAAGAAATTATTGAAAGTGTACTTAAGAAAATACAACCAATAGACTTGCAAAGTGGAGTTGAGGTAAACATTAT
It includes:
- a CDS encoding sensor histidine kinase, encoding MKNKLPTYADLLSEISVLRAEVKKLKYQSAEKQGNIESEYSEIDVNHLYEQLASAHFRKEDIDVLIQSDSIKHFNTSFIKEYLGLGDTNEYISIHNLQSNYLFISDSFKRISGYNADEFEGNTICIQMHPQDSDKFKNNILLQNREGKSTYTRWRLKHKNGYYIWLETHTYIVFDKETPTYLFCINREISEKVMVEEKLEKTRKMYNSIFQSSPDALFLLDVNTFEIYDCNKRGLKLFKYNSRNQIYGKHFSELQNKTLTYSEIHKINALINSNKTWTSEVQCVDSNGDTFYGMMGMRKGENDGANFILLRVTDLTTIKNSEKVINEQEQLILSISQNVNEGIYRSTPNGKIIYANLAFAKMFGYDSVEEVMKVSAIDLYASSVQRKEIAYKIRFNGFVDNEEALFVNNRGYHFWGVINCNLSKGKHGEVYFDGGIRDVTENRNYKNRLEKQNQELIEVNNALDRFVYSASHDLRAPIASALGLIDITLREDNLDLIKEYLLLQEKSLRKLDTFIGDIIDFSRNARIDIEQEEISFEQLVKNTFEVYDYMENASLLKKEVIINCKQPFYSDKSRVSIILNNLLSNAIKYSNPYQENPFIKVEVTCSQEICEVKVSDNGLGIPELHIENIFNMFYRAHPDKKGSGLGLFIVKETIEKLKGKITVDSVEGSGTCFTLRLPNMQPKTN
- a CDS encoding ABC transporter permease translates to MFWNNFKITLRSFLKQKKFTLIILTGLTLGLSACLFITVYVIHEKSYDHFWPKANQLVRVPMTWHFGETSMPSGSATSEAGVMLKEELPEVLNFTRIRPGYGIVLKKDDKLFEEKEFVYADTAIISMFDLHLVKGNPETALKEPNSLVLTVSLAEKYFGANWNETNVIGTSLLVNNQTNYLITGIVEDLPDNTHIQFSCIGSFASLNDYENPNWDNSEFATYALLTPEAAVNPTATIDKFTDLITKKFGAESVSMVQLHMEPITDVYLYSEFHNALGKKSDIRYLYIFSAIGLLILIMACINYVNMTTALSLSRAKEVGIKKVAGAQRDQLFWQFMIESGTLIFSAFFLAILLLFLLKDWFKDIASVNISTNLLIQPEILLPFVGLSLFMTFLSGIYPAIVLSGFRPIIVLKGRFSYSNQGKFLRKTLVIVQFSISMFLLAFTFVIFRQMQLIQDQNLGYEKEHTIILPTDKAIQDKKDVIRNDLLKISGVKNVTFASRPPINITSTTTVKAVGDENERQLISYLISDENYIETFDLQVLTGKDFQEITYPDSALVFMVNEAAMKFFGWSPENVIGQELQIWGRFKGEIIGVVKDFNFQSLKQNIEPLVMVSSKKQINFGYNLMVKLNKEANTPTNLTQIQQTWNKHAAHYPFDYHFMDEAFDRLYKSEQYLSELFVAFSIIAVIIAFLGLTGLAAFNTRQRYKEISIRKVLGANISGILVLLSKDYLWLLLTSFAFALPVSHYFVTEWLDNFAYKIDATWWVYALPAFTVIITAILAIIFQSLKAVNANPAQVLKNE
- a CDS encoding S41 family peptidase, which encodes MVNFFKKARFICILLVSVLVLSCDKEDPILQDLTDEELDLRNQLVAIMNYWYLWNDEVPDIDVRAYESMQDLMDAMIKDDLDKWSYVTDESSYDQYFKQGTYAGHGFGMRYDDEGKLRVSLVYPGSPADSSGVTRGFNILEINGKSVSDINDLDAAFGADVEGVVNEFKFLNTEGEEVTKQIGKAQVDIVTVLHESIIEQNGKKIGYLVFNNFIERAETDLANAFADFAENNIDELVLDMRYNGGGLLNLATMLSGMITSADNNGDLFVELEHNTDRTANNSSFFFESEPVQLGLNRVVIITTSSSASASEAVVNCLKPYIEVKTVGTTSYGKPVGSYGFRYEGYIISPISFRVVNANGVGDYFSGIPVDSQTPDDLSVDFGNTEEACLKEALYYLESGDFNNSGSRTAINSQIQMKNRDMLKGWKAEIGAF